One Nocardioides aromaticivorans genomic window carries:
- the scpA gene encoding methylmalonyl-CoA mutase has protein sequence MTIPKSFAGLPLASDRAAAAAPDLPVAEGWKSPEGIEIKPSYGPDDLAGLDALDTFPGLSPFLRGPYPTMYTTQPWTIRQYAGFSTAEESNAFYRRNLAAGQKGLSVAFDLATHRGYDSDHPRVRGDVGMAGVAIDSIYDTRTLFDGIPLDQMSVSMTMNGAVLPVLALYIAAAEEQGVKPEQLSGTIQNDILKEFMVRNTYIYPPTPSMRIISDIFAFTSQRMPRFNSISISGYHMQEAGATADLELAYTLADGVEYIRAGLESGLTIDQFAPRLSFFWAIGMNFYMEVAKMRAARALWSRLVRQFDPQNPKSLSLRTHSQTSGWSLTAQDVFNNVGRTAIEAMAATQGHTQSLHTNALDEAIALPTDFSARIARNTQLLLQQESGTTFSIDPWAGSYYVEKLTHDLAERAWAHIQEAEAAGGMAAAIEQGIPKMRIEEAAARTQARIDSGAQKVIGVNTFRLPAEDPLEVLKVDNDEVYRQQVAKLERLRAERDQGDVEAALEALTRSADTGDGNLLDLAVAAARNKATVGEISDALEKVYGRHQAVIRTISGVYKSEVGNDDAAAAVLAATAKFEEDEGRRPRILVAKMGQDGHDRGQKVVVSAFADLGFNVDVGPLFSTPEEVAQQAVDADVHIVGVSSLAAGHLTLLPALRKALEEQGRGDIMIVIGGVIPPDDVPTLKEMGAAAVFLPGTVIAESALELLEDLSQQLGH, from the coding sequence ATGACCATCCCCAAGAGCTTCGCGGGCCTCCCGCTGGCCTCCGACCGGGCCGCGGCCGCCGCGCCCGACCTGCCGGTCGCCGAGGGCTGGAAGAGCCCCGAGGGCATCGAGATCAAGCCGTCCTACGGCCCCGACGACCTCGCCGGCCTCGACGCGCTCGACACCTTCCCGGGCCTGAGCCCGTTCCTGCGCGGGCCCTACCCGACGATGTACACCACGCAGCCGTGGACGATCCGGCAGTACGCCGGCTTCTCCACCGCCGAGGAGTCCAACGCCTTCTACCGCCGCAACCTCGCGGCCGGCCAGAAGGGCCTCTCGGTCGCCTTCGACCTCGCGACCCACCGCGGCTACGACTCCGACCACCCGCGCGTGCGCGGCGACGTCGGCATGGCCGGCGTGGCGATCGACTCGATCTACGACACCCGGACCCTGTTCGACGGCATCCCGCTCGACCAGATGTCGGTGTCGATGACGATGAACGGCGCGGTCCTGCCGGTGCTCGCGCTCTACATCGCCGCGGCCGAGGAGCAGGGGGTGAAGCCGGAGCAGCTCAGCGGGACCATCCAGAACGACATCCTCAAGGAGTTCATGGTCCGCAACACCTACATCTACCCGCCGACGCCGTCGATGCGGATCATCTCCGACATCTTCGCGTTCACCAGCCAGCGGATGCCGCGCTTCAACTCGATCTCGATCTCCGGCTATCACATGCAGGAGGCCGGGGCGACCGCCGACCTCGAGCTCGCCTACACGCTCGCCGACGGTGTCGAGTACATCCGCGCCGGCCTCGAGTCGGGCCTGACCATCGACCAGTTCGCGCCGCGCCTGTCCTTCTTCTGGGCGATCGGCATGAACTTCTACATGGAGGTCGCGAAGATGCGCGCGGCCCGGGCCCTCTGGTCGCGCCTGGTCCGCCAGTTCGACCCGCAGAACCCGAAGTCGCTGTCGCTGCGCACGCACTCGCAGACCTCGGGCTGGTCGCTCACCGCGCAGGACGTCTTCAACAACGTCGGCCGCACGGCCATCGAGGCGATGGCCGCGACCCAGGGCCACACCCAGTCGCTGCACACCAACGCCCTCGACGAGGCGATCGCGCTGCCGACCGACTTCTCGGCCCGGATCGCGCGCAACACCCAGCTGCTGCTGCAGCAGGAGAGCGGCACCACCTTCTCGATCGACCCGTGGGCCGGCTCCTACTACGTGGAGAAGCTGACCCACGACCTCGCGGAGCGCGCCTGGGCGCACATCCAGGAGGCCGAGGCCGCCGGCGGCATGGCCGCCGCGATCGAGCAGGGCATCCCGAAGATGCGCATCGAGGAGGCCGCCGCCCGCACCCAGGCGCGGATCGACTCGGGCGCCCAGAAGGTCATCGGCGTCAACACCTTCCGGCTGCCGGCCGAGGACCCGCTCGAGGTCCTCAAGGTCGACAACGACGAGGTCTACCGCCAGCAGGTCGCCAAGCTCGAGCGGCTGCGCGCCGAGCGCGACCAGGGCGACGTCGAGGCGGCCCTCGAGGCGCTCACCCGATCCGCCGACACCGGCGACGGCAACCTGCTCGACCTCGCGGTCGCCGCGGCCCGCAACAAGGCCACGGTCGGCGAGATCTCCGACGCGCTGGAGAAGGTCTACGGCCGCCACCAGGCGGTGATCCGTACGATCTCGGGCGTGTACAAGAGCGAGGTCGGCAACGACGATGCCGCCGCGGCCGTGCTGGCCGCGACGGCGAAGTTCGAGGAGGACGAGGGCCGTCGCCCGCGCATCCTCGTCGCCAAGATGGGCCAGGACGGTCACGACCGCGGCCAGAAGGTCGTCGTCTCGGCCTTCGCCGACCTCGGCTTCAACGTCGACGTGGGGCCGCTGTTCTCCACGCCGGAGGAGGTCGCCCAGCAGGCCGTCGACGCGGACGTCCACATCGTCGGCGTCTCGTCGCTGGCGGCCGGCCACCTGACCCTCCTCCCGGCGCTGAGGAAGGCGCTGGAGGAGCAGGGCCGCGGCGACATCATGATCGTCATCGGCGGCGTGATCCCGCCCGACGACGTGCCGACGCTCAAGGAGATGGGCGCGGCTGCGGTGTTCCTGCCGGGCACGGTCATCGCCGAGTCCGCGCTGGAGCTCCTCGAGGACCTCTCGCAGCAGCTCGGTCACTGA
- a CDS encoding methylmalonyl-CoA mutase family protein, which translates to MTDSPLTLAQPEDAHTRADWEAATAAVLRKSRKLGDNDPDGAVWEKLTRTTLDGIGITPLGLPGGATSPVRPTRQGAWDIRSLVSGPDAKLANEAALVDLDGGVTSLWLAADESTDVAATLANVLLDLAPVVLDAPSATTQVAEAFLALPGAKHPDSNLGIDPLGVMLRDIPIAVDEAVAELQTLARKADQHDIRAIVVDATAAHDLGASDAQELGWSLAAGVAYLRWLTDHGLTVDQAAAQVEFRYAATDEQFPTIAKLRAARVLWARVLELSGATATGQRQHAVTSRPMLSKYDPYVNMLRGTVAAFAAGVGGADAVTVLPFDSANGLPDGFGRRIARNVNHLLIDESHVAAVADPAGGAYAVEQLTTDLAEAGWAEFQRLEQEWESGHDFDPFRERIAAVVAKREADIARRKRPLTGVSEFPNLAETLPERAADPLNDRVRRYGASFEALRDEPAAQPVFLATLGSIAQHTARATFISNLFAAGGIAVEAAGPTSGVEDLLASYTGQAVVCLAGTDAAYGEWGAAAVAALREAGAQHVIIAGKPDAVDAEVDDAAAMGVDALAFLTATREKLA; encoded by the coding sequence GTGACTGACTCGCCCCTGACGCTGGCGCAACCCGAGGACGCGCACACGCGCGCCGACTGGGAGGCCGCCACCGCCGCCGTGCTGCGCAAGTCCCGCAAGCTCGGCGACAACGACCCCGACGGCGCGGTGTGGGAGAAGCTCACCCGCACCACGCTCGACGGCATCGGCATCACCCCGCTCGGCCTGCCCGGTGGCGCGACCAGCCCGGTCCGGCCCACCCGCCAGGGTGCGTGGGACATCCGGAGCCTGGTGAGCGGCCCCGACGCCAAGCTCGCCAACGAGGCCGCACTGGTCGATCTCGACGGCGGCGTCACCAGCCTGTGGCTGGCCGCGGACGAGTCCACCGACGTCGCCGCCACGCTGGCCAACGTCCTTCTCGACCTCGCGCCCGTCGTGCTCGACGCCCCGTCGGCGACCACGCAGGTGGCCGAGGCCTTCCTCGCGCTGCCCGGTGCGAAGCACCCGGACAGCAACCTCGGGATCGACCCGCTCGGCGTCATGCTGCGCGACATCCCGATCGCCGTCGACGAGGCCGTCGCCGAGCTGCAGACGCTGGCCCGCAAGGCCGACCAGCACGACATCCGCGCCATCGTCGTCGACGCCACGGCTGCCCACGACCTCGGCGCCAGCGACGCACAGGAGCTGGGCTGGTCGCTCGCCGCCGGCGTCGCCTACCTGCGCTGGCTGACCGACCACGGCCTCACGGTCGACCAGGCCGCCGCCCAGGTCGAGTTCCGGTACGCCGCCACCGACGAGCAGTTCCCGACGATCGCCAAGCTGCGTGCCGCCCGGGTGCTGTGGGCGCGGGTGCTCGAGCTCAGCGGCGCGACCGCGACCGGCCAGCGCCAGCACGCCGTGACCAGCCGGCCGATGCTCAGCAAGTACGACCCCTACGTCAACATGCTGCGCGGCACCGTCGCGGCCTTCGCCGCCGGCGTCGGTGGCGCGGACGCCGTCACCGTGCTGCCCTTCGACAGCGCCAACGGCCTGCCGGACGGCTTCGGTCGCCGCATCGCCCGCAACGTCAACCACCTGCTCATCGACGAGTCCCACGTGGCCGCGGTCGCCGACCCGGCCGGCGGCGCCTACGCCGTCGAGCAGCTGACGACCGACCTCGCCGAGGCGGGCTGGGCGGAGTTCCAGCGGCTCGAGCAGGAGTGGGAGAGCGGTCACGACTTCGACCCGTTCCGCGAGCGCATCGCCGCGGTGGTCGCGAAGCGCGAGGCCGACATCGCCCGCCGCAAGCGCCCGCTGACCGGCGTCAGCGAGTTCCCGAACCTCGCCGAGACGCTGCCCGAGCGCGCCGCCGACCCGCTCAACGACCGGGTCCGCCGCTACGGCGCCTCCTTCGAGGCGCTGCGCGACGAGCCGGCCGCGCAGCCGGTCTTCCTGGCGACGCTGGGCTCCATCGCCCAGCACACCGCCCGGGCGACCTTCATCAGCAACCTGTTCGCCGCCGGTGGCATCGCGGTCGAGGCCGCGGGGCCGACGTCCGGTGTCGAGGACCTGCTGGCGTCGTACACCGGGCAGGCGGTGGTGTGCCTCGCCGGCACCGACGCCGCCTACGGTGAGTGGGGCGCGGCGGCCGTCGCGGCGCTCCGCGAGGCGGGCGCCCAGCACGTGATCATCGCCGGCAAGCCCGACGCCGTGGACGCGGAGGTCGACGACGCCGCTGCCATGGGCGTGGACGCCCTGGCGTTCCTGACCGCCACGAGGGAGAAGCTGGCATGA
- a CDS encoding glycosyltransferase, with product MRILLATESFYPAVDSTTTTLKATVDRLVDLGHAVRIVAPGPGLGSYRGCDVVRVRPLEPTGAQVREAIESFGADVVQAHSPRNVGRKALKHAARLGVPSVAVEQSAVLDLAADYWRARIADRADRVLVTSRWMVERAAELGVEASLWEPGVDSRAFNPTLRDPWLHASWSKAGSREGGRVVVGFVGGLHKPAGVRRLADVARIPGTRLVVIGDGPEREWLARRVPGARFTGPLSIGDLTVAMPTLDVLVHPGEHETDCHALREAAASGVPVVAPRAGGARDVVAHLETGVLHEPGDGRDLVRAVSAVVADPHRHLMGAAGRERVLRRTWADAVDELVAEHLPVAAGV from the coding sequence ATGAGGATCCTCCTGGCCACCGAGAGCTTCTACCCGGCCGTCGACAGCACGACCACCACGCTCAAGGCGACGGTGGACCGCCTCGTCGACCTCGGCCACGCGGTGCGGATCGTCGCCCCCGGCCCGGGCCTGGGCAGCTACCGCGGCTGCGACGTCGTCCGCGTGCGCCCGCTCGAGCCGACCGGCGCGCAGGTGCGCGAGGCGATCGAGTCCTTCGGCGCCGACGTCGTCCAGGCCCACTCGCCCCGCAACGTGGGCCGCAAGGCGCTCAAGCACGCAGCGCGCCTCGGCGTGCCGAGCGTCGCCGTCGAGCAGTCCGCGGTCCTCGACCTCGCCGCCGACTACTGGCGGGCCAGGATCGCCGACCGCGCCGACCGCGTGCTGGTCACGTCGCGCTGGATGGTCGAGCGCGCCGCCGAGCTCGGCGTCGAGGCGTCGCTGTGGGAGCCCGGCGTCGACAGCCGGGCCTTCAACCCGACGCTGCGCGACCCGTGGCTGCACGCCTCGTGGTCGAAGGCCGGCTCCCGCGAGGGCGGGCGCGTGGTCGTCGGCTTCGTGGGCGGCCTCCACAAGCCCGCAGGCGTACGACGCCTCGCCGACGTCGCGCGGATCCCCGGCACCCGCCTCGTGGTGATCGGGGACGGGCCCGAGCGCGAGTGGCTGGCCCGCCGCGTACCCGGTGCCCGGTTCACCGGCCCGCTGTCGATCGGCGACCTGACGGTCGCGATGCCGACCCTCGACGTCCTGGTCCACCCCGGCGAGCACGAGACCGACTGCCACGCGCTGCGCGAGGCCGCCGCGTCCGGCGTCCCGGTGGTCGCGCCGCGCGCCGGTGGGGCCCGCGACGTCGTCGCCCACCTCGAGACCGGGGTGCTGCACGAGCCCGGCGACGGGCGCGACCTGGTCCGCGCGGTGAGCGCCGTCGTCGCCGACCCGCACCGCCACCTGATGGGCGCGGCGGGCCGCGAGCGCGTGCTGCGTCGTACGTGGGCGGACGCGGTCGACGAGCTGGTCGCCGAGCACCTGCCGGTCGCCGCCGGCGTCTGA
- a CDS encoding DUF1345 domain-containing protein yields the protein MKRPPLAATAWPRLLSAVLAGTTAAVLGSLVEVQLGVLLAIAVAGTVYVVFGWTVLWPMDADATRVNATHEDLSPGVDEVVVGAAALGGLGGVVALLLVGSDVAGRADAAVALGGVFVAWASLHLMYATRYAHLYYSGTPGGIDFNAPADGSEPPAFRDFLYFSYNLGMTYQVSDTSVQSAAIRAVVLRHCLISYVFGAAILATTINLVVGIVAT from the coding sequence GTGAAGCGTCCTCCGTTGGCCGCGACGGCCTGGCCGCGCCTGCTCTCCGCCGTCCTCGCCGGTACGACGGCCGCGGTGCTCGGCTCCCTCGTCGAGGTCCAGCTCGGGGTGCTCCTGGCGATCGCGGTCGCCGGCACGGTCTACGTGGTCTTCGGCTGGACCGTGCTCTGGCCGATGGACGCCGATGCCACCCGCGTCAACGCGACCCACGAGGACCTGAGTCCCGGCGTGGACGAGGTCGTCGTCGGGGCGGCGGCCCTGGGCGGCCTCGGCGGCGTGGTCGCGCTGCTGCTCGTCGGGTCCGACGTCGCCGGGCGCGCCGACGCGGCCGTGGCGCTGGGTGGGGTCTTCGTGGCGTGGGCGTCGCTGCACCTGATGTACGCGACCCGCTACGCGCACCTGTACTACTCCGGCACGCCGGGCGGCATCGACTTCAACGCCCCGGCGGACGGGTCCGAGCCGCCCGCGTTCCGCGACTTCCTCTACTTCAGCTACAACCTCGGCATGACCTACCAGGTCTCCGACACGAGCGTGCAGAGCGCGGCGATCCGCGCGGTCGTGCTGCGGCACTGCCTGATCTCGTACGTCTTCGGCGCCGCGATCCTCGCCACCACGATCAACCTCGTGGTCGGGATCGTCGCGACCTGA
- a CDS encoding LysR family transcriptional regulator: protein MLLRRLEYLAALSREGHFGRAAQACHVTQPALSAGIRKLERELGVQIVRRGQRFEGFTPEGVQVLHWAQRILAERDALDQTLAEMRGGLSGTLRIGAIPTALGVASLLTAPMRQRHPLVRYRLESMSSRDIVGRLNDFEVDVGMTYVDGEPLGKVRVVPLYRERYLFLTPADGDLGQLDALTWAEAAGAPLCLLTPDMQNRRIIDGHLTDTGVEPSVVVETDTVSAIYAHVAALGLSSIVPHTWLPAFGVPDGIRALPLPKPRRTPQVGLVLAGHGPESLLARALVETARGVDLEALLGGEAQSSSRTRSAPA, encoded by the coding sequence ATGCTGCTGCGCCGGCTGGAGTACCTCGCCGCCCTGTCCCGCGAGGGCCACTTCGGGCGCGCGGCGCAGGCCTGCCACGTGACGCAGCCGGCGCTGTCCGCCGGCATCCGCAAGCTCGAGCGCGAGCTCGGCGTGCAGATCGTGCGGCGCGGCCAGCGCTTCGAGGGCTTCACGCCCGAGGGGGTGCAGGTGCTGCACTGGGCCCAGCGGATCCTCGCCGAGCGCGACGCGCTGGACCAGACCCTCGCGGAGATGCGCGGCGGCCTCTCCGGCACGCTCCGGATCGGCGCGATCCCGACCGCCCTCGGCGTCGCGTCCCTGCTGACGGCGCCGATGCGCCAGCGCCACCCGCTCGTCCGCTACCGGCTCGAGTCGATGTCGTCGCGCGACATCGTCGGCCGCCTCAACGACTTCGAGGTCGACGTCGGGATGACGTACGTCGACGGCGAGCCGCTCGGCAAGGTCCGCGTCGTACCGCTCTACCGCGAGCGCTACCTGTTCCTGACCCCGGCGGACGGCGACCTCGGGCAGCTCGACGCCCTGACCTGGGCGGAGGCCGCGGGGGCGCCCCTGTGCCTGCTCACGCCGGACATGCAGAACCGCCGGATCATCGACGGCCACCTCACCGACACGGGCGTCGAGCCCAGCGTCGTCGTCGAGACCGACACGGTCTCCGCGATCTACGCCCACGTGGCCGCGCTGGGCCTGTCCAGCATCGTCCCGCACACGTGGCTGCCTGCCTTCGGCGTACCCGACGGCATCCGGGCGCTCCCGCTGCCGAAGCCGCGGCGCACCCCCCAGGTCGGGCTCGTGCTGGCCGGGCACGGCCCGGAGTCGCTGCTCGCCCGTGCACTCGTCGAGACGGCCCGCGGCGTCGACCTCGAGGCCCTGCTCGGGGGCGAGGCTCAGTCGTCCAGCAGGACCCGGTCGGCCCCGGCGTAG
- the fdhD gene encoding formate dehydrogenase accessory sulfurtransferase FdhD translates to MGRVTARRKVLRIRDGVVDQRPDTLAAEEPMEIRVGGRALTITMRTPGDDFDLAVGFLVSEGVVRAAGDVVAARYCAGATDDGSNTYNVVDVALDPSLPPLDVSLERNFYTTSSCGLCGKASLDAVRTASTWSVADDPLRLTPALLSALPERLREAQRVFDRTGGLHAAALFSATGELVVVREDVGRHNAVDKVVGHAVRNGLLPLRESILMVSGRASFELVQKAVMAGIPALAAVSAPSSLAADLAEENGMTLVGFLRGASMNVYAGADRVLLDD, encoded by the coding sequence ATGGGCCGCGTGACCGCACGACGCAAGGTGCTCCGGATCCGCGACGGCGTCGTGGACCAGCGTCCCGACACGCTCGCCGCCGAGGAGCCGATGGAGATCCGGGTCGGCGGCCGGGCGCTCACCATCACGATGCGCACCCCCGGCGACGATTTCGACCTCGCCGTCGGCTTCCTCGTCAGCGAGGGCGTGGTCCGGGCCGCAGGCGACGTCGTCGCCGCGCGCTACTGCGCCGGCGCCACCGACGACGGCAGCAACACCTACAACGTCGTCGACGTGGCGCTCGACCCGTCGCTGCCGCCGCTCGACGTCTCGCTGGAGCGCAACTTCTACACGACCTCGTCGTGCGGCCTGTGCGGCAAGGCCAGCCTCGACGCCGTGCGGACGGCCTCCACCTGGTCCGTCGCCGACGACCCGCTCCGGCTGACGCCGGCCCTGCTGTCCGCCCTGCCCGAGCGGCTGCGTGAGGCGCAGCGGGTGTTCGACCGCACCGGTGGCCTCCACGCCGCGGCGCTCTTCTCCGCGACCGGCGAGCTGGTCGTCGTACGGGAGGACGTGGGGCGGCACAACGCCGTCGACAAGGTGGTCGGCCACGCCGTGCGCAACGGGCTGCTCCCGCTGCGCGAGTCGATCCTGATGGTCAGCGGCCGGGCGTCCTTCGAGCTGGTGCAGAAGGCCGTGATGGCCGGGATCCCCGCTTTGGCGGCGGTCTCGGCGCCGTCCTCCCTGGCCGCCGACCTGGCCGAGGAGAACGGGATGACCCTGGTCGGCTTCCTGCGCGGCGCGTCGATGAACGTCTACGCCGGGGCCGACCGGGTCCTGCTGGACGACTGA
- a CDS encoding FUSC family protein encodes MSLHADPEGRHVVRVGLGLLVPGTLLLLAGRPELILYAVFGSFTGMYGRTEPTPERQRHQFHGAGMLVTGVALGVAFSELRVPAVLVVLGVTAYAVVGSVLADWLRLQPGGPFFGIFAFGATATVGPGLVSPYGAVLICAGTATWCLALGLARVFNAGPTEPAAPPARGLPAGTSVHALRYAVAIAAAGLAGLALGIEHANWAMASAAVPLAVVVVGERLDLGAVVHRARHRVTGTLAGLVVSAAVLLPGPRPEVLAVVVMVLLFPTELFLSRHYGLALGFFTPLIMIMTELAVPADPSGMLLARGVDTLIGVVAGVAAAAVIGGRPDRHQERTETWAA; translated from the coding sequence TTGTCGCTGCACGCTGACCCGGAGGGCCGCCACGTCGTCCGCGTGGGGCTCGGCCTGCTCGTGCCGGGCACGCTGCTCCTGCTGGCCGGACGCCCCGAGCTGATCCTGTACGCCGTCTTCGGCTCCTTCACCGGGATGTACGGCCGGACCGAGCCGACTCCCGAGCGGCAGCGGCACCAGTTCCACGGCGCCGGCATGCTGGTGACCGGGGTGGCGCTGGGCGTCGCGTTCTCGGAGCTGCGCGTCCCGGCGGTGCTCGTGGTGCTCGGCGTCACGGCGTACGCCGTCGTCGGCTCCGTGCTGGCGGACTGGCTGCGCCTGCAGCCGGGCGGCCCGTTCTTCGGCATCTTCGCCTTCGGTGCGACCGCGACGGTCGGCCCCGGCCTGGTCAGCCCGTACGGCGCCGTCCTCATCTGCGCGGGCACGGCGACCTGGTGCCTCGCCCTCGGCCTCGCCCGGGTGTTCAACGCGGGCCCGACCGAGCCGGCCGCGCCGCCGGCTCGCGGGCTCCCGGCGGGCACCAGCGTCCATGCCCTGCGCTACGCCGTGGCGATCGCCGCCGCCGGGCTCGCAGGTCTCGCGCTGGGCATCGAGCACGCCAACTGGGCGATGGCCTCGGCGGCCGTCCCGCTCGCGGTCGTGGTCGTCGGCGAGCGGCTCGACCTCGGCGCCGTCGTCCACCGCGCGAGGCACCGGGTCACCGGCACCCTGGCCGGTCTGGTCGTCAGCGCCGCGGTGCTGCTGCCCGGGCCGCGCCCGGAGGTGCTGGCGGTGGTGGTGATGGTGCTGCTGTTCCCGACCGAGCTCTTCCTCAGCCGGCACTACGGGCTGGCGCTCGGCTTCTTCACCCCCCTCATCATGATCATGACGGAGCTGGCCGTGCCGGCCGACCCGTCGGGAATGCTCCTCGCCAGGGGAGTGGACACCCTGATCGGCGTGGTCGCCGGGGTCGCGGCCGCCGCCGTGATCGGTGGACGACCGGACCGGCACCAGGAGAGGACCGAGACATGGGCCGCGTGA
- a CDS encoding FdhF/YdeP family oxidoreductase, whose product MRSDEDPRDDLKVSPPKKYAAGVPAVAHAMEYSLAQAGPKRTLLTLLSLNQAEGIDCPGCAWPDPKHRHKNEYCENGAKHVNDEATTRRVTREFFAQHSIAELDQKSDMWLNHRGRLTEPMVKRPGGTHYEPIGWDEAFALVADELNGLGSPDEAMFYTSGRLNNEAAFLLQLFSRSFGTNNLPDCSNMCHESSGSGLGETLGIGKGSVSLDDIHESDLVFVVGQNPGTNHPRMLSALEETKRNGGHVVAVNPLPEAGLFRFKNPQKPRGVIGNGTAIADQFLKIRPGGDLALFQMLNKLLLEAEDAAPGTVVDHDFIAANCIGYDDFAAHVRQVTWEHVLEATGLTRAEIEEVRDRVLAAKSVIVCWAMGLTQHRHGVPTIREIVNFLLLRGNLGRPGAGVCPVRGHSNVQGDRTMGIWERVPDSFLDRLGEEFGFEPPRAHGYDSVAGVRAMRDGKASVFIAAAGNFVRAMSDSDVTEQALRSCRLTVQISTKLNRSHTVCGDTALILPTLGRSDRDVQATGEQFVTVEDSMSEVHQSRGRLDPASPDLLSEVAIIGRMARATLGPDNPVPWEDFEADYALVRDRIARVVPGFEDFNERVAHPGGFRLPNPVNSGVYPTPSGKAVFTANAFDRITAPAGHLVLQSLRSHDQWNTIPYAMNDRYRGIHDARRIVMVNPDDLAELGIADRAEVDIVSIWDDGVERRAKGFTVVGYPAARGSAASYYPETNVLVPLDSVAEISNTPTSKGVIVRLEPVVAAR is encoded by the coding sequence ATGCGGTCGGACGAGGATCCGCGGGACGACCTGAAGGTCAGCCCGCCGAAGAAGTACGCCGCCGGGGTACCCGCGGTCGCCCACGCCATGGAGTACTCCCTGGCCCAGGCCGGACCGAAGCGGACCCTGCTGACCCTGCTCAGCCTCAACCAGGCCGAGGGCATCGACTGCCCCGGCTGCGCCTGGCCCGACCCGAAGCACCGCCACAAGAACGAGTACTGCGAGAACGGCGCCAAGCACGTCAACGACGAGGCGACCACGCGGCGGGTCACCCGCGAGTTCTTCGCCCAGCACTCCATCGCCGAGCTGGACCAGAAGTCCGACATGTGGCTCAACCACCGCGGCCGGCTCACCGAGCCGATGGTGAAGCGCCCGGGCGGGACCCACTACGAGCCGATCGGCTGGGACGAGGCGTTCGCGCTGGTCGCCGACGAGCTCAACGGGCTCGGCTCGCCGGACGAGGCGATGTTCTACACCTCGGGCCGGCTCAACAACGAGGCCGCCTTCCTGCTCCAGCTCTTCTCGCGGTCCTTCGGCACCAACAACCTCCCCGACTGCTCGAACATGTGCCACGAGTCGAGCGGCTCCGGCCTCGGCGAGACCCTCGGCATCGGCAAGGGCAGCGTCTCCCTCGACGACATCCACGAGTCCGACCTCGTCTTCGTCGTGGGCCAGAACCCCGGCACCAACCACCCGCGGATGCTGTCGGCACTCGAGGAGACCAAGCGCAACGGTGGCCACGTCGTGGCGGTCAACCCGCTGCCCGAGGCCGGCCTGTTCCGCTTCAAGAACCCGCAGAAGCCGCGCGGCGTCATCGGCAACGGCACCGCCATCGCCGACCAGTTCCTCAAGATCCGCCCGGGCGGCGACCTCGCCCTCTTCCAGATGCTCAACAAGCTGCTGCTGGAGGCGGAGGACGCCGCTCCCGGCACGGTCGTCGACCACGACTTCATCGCCGCCAACTGCATCGGGTACGACGACTTCGCGGCCCACGTCCGCCAGGTGACCTGGGAGCACGTGCTCGAGGCGACCGGCCTGACCCGCGCGGAGATCGAGGAGGTCCGTGACCGCGTGCTCGCGGCGAAGAGCGTCATCGTCTGCTGGGCGATGGGGCTCACGCAGCACCGCCACGGCGTACCGACCATCCGCGAGATCGTGAACTTCCTGCTGCTGCGCGGCAACCTCGGCCGGCCCGGTGCCGGTGTGTGTCCCGTGCGCGGCCACAGCAACGTGCAGGGCGACCGGACGATGGGCATCTGGGAGAGGGTGCCCGACTCCTTCCTCGACCGCCTCGGCGAGGAGTTCGGCTTCGAGCCGCCGCGGGCCCACGGCTACGACTCGGTCGCCGGCGTCCGCGCGATGCGGGACGGCAAGGCGTCGGTGTTCATCGCAGCGGCGGGCAACTTCGTGCGCGCGATGTCCGACAGCGACGTCACCGAGCAGGCGCTGCGCAGCTGTCGGCTCACCGTGCAGATCTCGACGAAGCTCAACCGCTCGCACACCGTGTGCGGCGACACCGCGCTGATCCTGCCGACGCTGGGTCGCAGCGACCGCGACGTGCAGGCGACGGGGGAGCAGTTCGTCACCGTCGAGGACTCGATGAGCGAGGTGCACCAGTCCCGCGGCCGCCTCGACCCGGCCTCGCCCGACCTGCTCAGCGAGGTGGCGATCATCGGGCGGATGGCGCGCGCGACGCTCGGTCCCGACAACCCCGTGCCGTGGGAGGACTTCGAGGCCGACTACGCGCTGGTCCGCGACCGGATCGCGCGCGTCGTCCCGGGCTTCGAGGACTTCAACGAGCGGGTCGCGCACCCGGGCGGCTTCCGGCTGCCCAACCCGGTCAACTCCGGTGTCTACCCGACGCCGAGCGGCAAGGCGGTCTTCACCGCCAACGCCTTCGACCGGATCACCGCTCCGGCCGGCCACCTGGTGCTCCAGAGCCTGCGCTCCCACGACCAGTGGAACACCATCCCGTACGCCATGAACGATCGCTACCGCGGCATCCACGACGCCCGCCGGATCGTGATGGTCAACCCCGACGACCTCGCGGAGCTCGGCATCGCCGACCGTGCCGAGGTCGACATCGTCAGCATCTGGGACGACGGCGTGGAGCGACGGGCGAAGGGCTTCACCGTGGTCGGCTACCCGGCGGCGCGCGGCTCGGCGGCGTCGTACTACCCGGAGACCAACGTCCTGGTGCCGCTCGACAGCGTCGCCGAGATCAGCAACACGCCGACCTCCAAGGGCGTGATCGTCCGGTTGGAGCCCGTTGTCGCTGCACGCTGA